In Trifolium pratense cultivar HEN17-A07 linkage group LG7, ARS_RC_1.1, whole genome shotgun sequence, a genomic segment contains:
- the LOC123896644 gene encoding polyadenylation and cleavage factor homolog 4-like, which yields MAAAATSYNGRSWQNTEEDEFDWDTFKRRHPVKLPCQLPHGASIHARPVMRLPSPDQSLHFPPAARPVMRLPSPNQSLHFPLAARPVMRLPLPGQSLHFPPAGGPHAPPQMLPRPNPPFVSSQHPSVGYSSLINSLMAQGVISLANQTPTQDFVGIEFDPNILKVRHESVVSALYVRRCGSAVQRHWELNQLQLQVFLPTEEKKEDKELAVPAEEDQKTCSLCGEYFDQFYSDETEDWMYRGAVYLNAPNGIITAGMDRSQLGPIIHAKCRSESTTSPSQDCVMDGEGNQRKRMQQGTYDEASSLPTLILLPLPLVFEDGGGRISISSGILEPIY from the exons ATGGCTGCAGCAGCAACTTCATACAACGGACGATCATGGCAGAATACCGAAGAGGATGAGTTCGATTGGGATACTTTTAAAAGGAGACATCCCGTTAAGTTACCTTGTCAGTTACCACATGGTGCTTCTATACATGCACGCCCTGTTATGCGACTCCCTTCGCCCGACCAAAGTTTACATTTTCCTCCGGCCGCACGCCCTGTTATGCGACTCCCTTCGCCCAACCAAAGTTTACATTTTCCTCTGGCCGCACGCCCTGTTATGCGACTCCCTTTGCCCGGCCAAAGTTTACATTTTCCTCCGGCTGGCGGCCCACATGCTCCGCCCCAGATGCTACCTCGTCCGAATCCTCCTTTTGTGTCAAGCCAACATCCATCTGTTGGATATTCTAGTTTGATTAATTCACTCATGGCCCAAGGTGTAATATCATTGGCTAATCAAACTCCTACACAG GATTTTGTTGGCATTGAGTTTGATCCCAATATTCTAAAGGTTCGTCACGAATCTGTAGTCAGTGCCTTATATG TGAGACGATGTGGCTCAGCGGTGCAGAGGCATTGGGAACTGAATCAGCTCCAGCTCCAGGTTTTTTTGCCAACTGAGGAAAAGAAAGAAGACAAAGAATTGGCAGTTCCTGCTGAAGAGGACCAGAAAACATGCTCTCTATGTGGCGAGTATTTCGATCAGTTTTACAGTGATGAGACAGAGGATTGGATGTACAGAGGAGCTGTTTACCTTAATGCGCCCAATGGAATAATAACAGCCGGCATGGACAGGTCACAGTTAGGCCCCATTATTCATGCTAAATGCAGATCTGAATCTACTACATCCCCATCTCAAGATTGTGTGATGGATGGAGAAGGCAATCAAAGAAAACGTATGCAGCAAGGCACATATGATGAAG CCAGCTCTTTACCAACATTAATTCTTTTACCACTGCCTTTAGTCTTTGAAGATGGTGGTGGAAGAATTTCTATTTCCTCAGGAATATTGGAACCAATATACTAG